The Budorcas taxicolor isolate Tak-1 chromosome 2, Takin1.1, whole genome shotgun sequence genome window below encodes:
- the FZD7 gene encoding frizzled-7, which produces MRGSCAAVSRLPLDLCTLVLALLGALPAGAGAQPYHGEKGISVPDHGFCQPISIPLCTDIAYNQTILPNLLGHTNQEEAGLEVHQFYPLVKVQCSPELRFFLCSMYAPVCTVLDKAIPPCRSLCERARQGCEALMNKFGFQWPERLRCENFPVHGAGEICVGQNTSDGSGGAGGGPTAYPTAPYLPDLPFTALPPGAADGRGRSAFPFSCPRQLKVPPYLGYRFLGERDCGAPCEPGRANGLMYFKEEERRFARLWVGVWSVLCCASTLFTVLTYLVDMRRFSYPERPIIFLSGCYFMVAVAHVAGFLLEDRAVCVERFSDDGYRTVAQGTKKEGCTILFMVLYFFGMASSIWWVILSLTWFLAAGMKWGHEAIEANSQYFHLAAWAVPAVKTITILAMGQVDGDLLSGVCYVGLSSVDALRGFVLAPLFVYLFIGTSFLLAGFVSLFRIRTIMKHDGTKTEKLEKLMVRIGVFSVLYTVPATIVLACYFYEQAFREHWERTWLLQTCKSYAVPCPPGHFPPMSPDFTVFMIKYLMTMIVGITTGFWIWSGKTLQSWRRFYHRLSHSSKGETAV; this is translated from the coding sequence ATGCGGGGCTCCTGCGCGGCGGTGTCGCGCTTGCCTCTGGACCTTTGCACCCTGGTGCTGGCGCTGTTGGGCGCACTGCCCGCGGGCGCCGGGGCGCAGCCGTACCACGGAGAGAAGGGCATCTCAGTGCCAGACCACGGCTTCTGCCAGCCCATCTCCATCCCTCTGTGCACGGACATCGCCTACAACCAGACCATCTTGCCCAACCTGCTGGGTCACACGAACCAAGAGGAGGCGGGCCTCGAGGTGCACCAGTTCTACCCGCTGGTGAAGGTGCAGTGTTCTCCCGAGCTGCGCTTCTTCCTCTGCTCCATGTACGCACCCGTGTGTACGGTGCTCGACAAGGCCATCCCTCCGTGCCGCTCTCTGTGCGAGCGTGCCCGCCAGGGCTGTGAAGCACTCATGAACAAGTTCGGCTTCCAATGGCCTGAGCGGCTGCGTTGCGAGAACTTCCCCGTGCACGGCGCTGGCGAGATCTGCGTGGGCCAAAACACGTCGGACGGCTCcgggggcgcgggcggcggccCCACCGCCTACCCTACCGCACCCTACCTGCCCGACCTGCCCTTCACCGCGCTGCCTCCGGGGGCCGCCGACGGCCGGGGCCGCTCCGCTTTCCCCTTCTCGTGCCCCCGCCAGCTCAAGGTGCCCCCCTACCTGGGCTACCGCTTCCTTGGCGAGCGCGACTGCGGCGCCCCTTGCGAGCCGGGCCGAGCCAATGGCCTTATGTACTTTAAGGAGGAGGAGAGGCGCTTCGCCCGCCTCTGGGTGGGCGTGTGGTCTGTGCTGTGCTGCGCCTCGACTCTCTTCACCGTGCTCACCTACCTAGTGGACATGCGGCGGTTCAGCTACCCGGAGCGGCCCATCATCTTCCTGTCAGGCTGCTACTTCATGGTGGCCGTGGCGCACGTGGCCGGCTTCCTGCTGGAGGACCGCGCGGTGTGCGTGGAGCGCTTCTCCGACGACGGCTACCGCACGGTGGCGCAGGGCACCAAGAAGGAGGGCTGCACCATCCTCTTCATGGTGCTCTACTTCTTCGGCATGGCCAGTTCCATCTGGTGGGTCATCTTGTCGCTCACTTGGTTCCTGGCGGCCGGCATGAAGTGGGGCCACGAGGCCATCGAGGCCAACTCGCAGTACTTCCACCTGGCCGCCTGGGCGGTGCCCGCTGTCAAGACCATCACCATCCTGGCTATGGGCCAGGTGGACGGGGACCTGCTCAGCGGGGTGTGCTATGTGGGCCTGTCCAGCGTGGACGCGCTGCGGGGCTTCGTGCTGGCGCCCCTGTTCGTCTACCTCTTCATCGGCACGTCCTTCCTGCTGGCGGGCTTCGTGTCTCTCTTCCGCATCCGCACCATCATGAAGCACGACGGCACCAAGACCGAGAAGCTGGAGAAGCTGATGGTGCGCATCGGCGTCTTCAGCGTGCTCTACACGGTGCCGGCCACCATCGTTCTGGCCTGCTACTTCTATGAGCAGGCCTTCCGCGAACACTGGGAACGCACCTGGCTCCTGCAGACGTGCAAGAGCTACGCGGTGCCCTGCCCGCCCGGCCACTTCCCTCCCATGAGCCCCGACTTTACCGTCTTCATGATCAAGTACCTGATGACCATGATCGTCGGCATCACCACTGGCTTCTGGATCTGGTCGGGCAAGACCCTGCAGTCGTGGCGCCGCTTCTACCACAGACTCAGCCACAGCAGCAAGGGCGAGACTGCGGTATGA